In Acidobacteriota bacterium, a single window of DNA contains:
- the dnaK gene encoding molecular chaperone DnaK: MAKAVGIDLGTTNCCISVIEGTKPRVIATREGSRTTPSIIAFTSRGERLVGQIAKRQALTNPHNTIYAVKRLVGRKFDSPEVAKAMQIVPYQIVPSENRDAWIRVRDRDYSPPEIAAFVLQHLKEMAEDYLGTEVTEAVITVPAYFDDAQRQATKDAGRVAGLSVLRIVNEPTAAALAYGMDEGTASRKIAVYDLGGGTFDISVLQLGEGVFEVKSTSGDTFLGGEDFDQRIVDWLVTAFKEESLIDLRTDRMALQRLKEAAEKAKCELSTEQSAEINLPFISADDSGARHLHTTLSREKLEELVDDLVERTVGPCEEALKMAGLQAADIDEILLVGGQTRMPKVLETVCKFFGRSPSSDINPDEVVGVGAAVQAGILKGDVKDLVLLDVTPLSLGIETRGGMFTKIIERNATIPTRKSKIFTTVADNQTKVEIHVLQGEREIAGHNKSLGQFELVGIPPAPRGATQIEVTFDIDSNGIVSVQARDLVTQREQKILVTPSSGLSENEISGIVEDAKRHTEEDRRRAEFIRAKARLEGLVESNQKTYNEFGSMLAPQQQTDVRKILDDARAALESGSATDCTEALEKIATMGKILSEVILYDPGQFSSAGEGEGTGES, encoded by the coding sequence ATGGCCAAAGCCGTCGGAATTGATCTCGGCACGACGAACTGTTGCATCTCGGTGATCGAGGGCACGAAGCCGCGTGTCATCGCGACCCGCGAGGGCTCCCGCACGACACCGTCCATCATCGCGTTCACGTCTCGTGGCGAACGGCTGGTGGGGCAGATCGCCAAGCGTCAGGCGTTAACCAACCCCCACAACACCATCTACGCCGTCAAGCGTCTGGTGGGTCGCAAGTTCGACTCGCCGGAAGTCGCCAAGGCGATGCAGATCGTCCCGTATCAGATCGTCCCGTCGGAGAATCGCGACGCGTGGATCCGGGTCCGGGATCGCGATTACTCACCGCCGGAAATCGCCGCGTTCGTCCTTCAACACCTGAAGGAGATGGCGGAAGACTACCTGGGCACCGAGGTGACGGAGGCTGTCATCACCGTGCCGGCCTACTTCGATGATGCGCAGCGTCAGGCCACCAAGGATGCAGGCCGGGTGGCCGGCCTGTCGGTCCTCAGGATCGTCAACGAGCCGACGGCCGCCGCGCTGGCCTACGGCATGGACGAGGGCACCGCATCCCGAAAGATCGCGGTTTACGATCTTGGCGGCGGCACGTTCGATATTTCGGTTCTGCAACTCGGTGAAGGCGTCTTCGAGGTCAAGTCGACGTCCGGCGACACGTTCCTCGGAGGCGAGGATTTCGATCAGCGGATCGTTGACTGGTTGGTGACGGCATTCAAGGAAGAGTCCCTGATCGATCTTCGAACCGATCGGATGGCCCTGCAGCGGCTGAAGGAAGCGGCCGAGAAGGCCAAGTGCGAGTTGTCCACCGAGCAGAGCGCGGAGATCAATCTCCCGTTCATCAGCGCGGACGACAGCGGGGCCCGTCATCTTCACACCACTCTGAGCCGCGAGAAGCTCGAGGAGCTTGTGGACGACCTCGTCGAACGCACCGTCGGCCCCTGCGAGGAGGCGCTCAAGATGGCCGGGCTGCAGGCTGCCGACATCGACGAGATCCTACTCGTCGGTGGGCAGACCCGCATGCCCAAAGTCCTCGAGACCGTATGTAAGTTCTTCGGTCGATCGCCCTCGAGCGACATTAACCCCGACGAGGTCGTCGGGGTCGGTGCTGCGGTACAGGCGGGCATCCTGAAGGGCGACGTCAAGGACCTGGTCTTGTTGGACGTCACGCCGCTGTCGCTGGGAATCGAGACCCGGGGCGGGATGTTCACGAAGATCATCGAGCGCAACGCGACGATCCCGACGCGAAAGAGCAAGATCTTCACGACCGTCGCCGACAACCAGACGAAGGTCGAGATTCACGTGTTACAGGGTGAGCGCGAGATCGCCGGACACAACAAGTCGCTCGGTCAGTTCGAACTGGTCGGGATTCCGCCGGCGCCACGTGGCGCGACCCAGATCGAGGTCACCTTCGACATCGATTCCAACGGAATCGTCAGCGTCCAGGCCCGCGACCTGGTGACGCAGCGGGAGCAGAAGATCCTGGTAACACCCTCCAGCGGTCTCTCCGAGAACGAGATCTCCGGAATCGTCGAGGATGCCAAGCGGCACACCGAGGAGGATCGGCGCCGGGCCGAGTTCATCCGCGCGAAGGCCCGTCTCGAGGGGCTGGTCGAGAGCAATCAGAAGACCTACAACGAGTTCGGGTCCATGCTGGCGCCTCAGCAGCAGACCGACGTCCGCAAGATTCTGGACGATGCCCGCGCCGCCCTGGAGTCCGGCAGTGCCACCGACTGCACCGAGGCCCTGGAGAAAATCGCCACGATGGGTAAAATCCTGTCCGAGGTCATCCTCTACGACCCCGGACAGTTTTCTTCCGCGGGCGAAGGTGAGGGGACCGGGGAGTCCTGA
- the grpE gene encoding nucleotide exchange factor GrpE has product MKSERDQFRDLTVDDESDDIEILEIVGLDEPARPSKARSGEDEPARPLIVTDDDPVTEDDAVTDRDRLIRLYADFENYKKRIQREQDEAERLSAARVMKSLLPVLDNFERAIGSANESGTQDPLLKGVELIFRQLLEAMRREGVEAIDTVGEMFDPEYHEAVATTENSGFPSHTVIEEMQRGYKLHDQVIRPSLVRVAVEIDEPDSREGEGS; this is encoded by the coding sequence GTGAAATCCGAGCGGGATCAATTTCGGGATCTGACCGTGGACGACGAGTCGGACGATATCGAGATCCTCGAGATCGTCGGGCTGGATGAGCCCGCGCGCCCGTCGAAGGCACGTTCGGGCGAGGACGAGCCTGCGAGACCGTTGATCGTCACCGACGACGACCCCGTCACGGAGGACGACGCGGTGACGGACCGCGATCGTCTCATCCGACTCTATGCAGATTTCGAGAACTACAAGAAGCGAATCCAGCGAGAACAGGACGAAGCCGAGCGTCTTTCTGCGGCTCGAGTGATGAAGTCACTGCTGCCGGTTCTGGACAACTTCGAACGAGCCATCGGCTCCGCCAACGAGAGCGGAACCCAGGACCCACTTCTCAAGGGCGTCGAACTGATTTTTCGCCAGCTTCTCGAAGCGATGCGCCGGGAGGGCGTGGAAGCCATCGATACCGTCGGTGAAATGTTCGATCCGGAGTACCATGAGGCGGTTGCGACGACCGAGAATTCGGGCTTCCCGTCGCATACGGTGATCGAGGAGATGCAGCGCGGCTACAAACTCCACGATCAGGTGATACGCCCGTCGTTGGTCAGGGTCGCCGTGGAGATCGACGAGCCGGATTCGCGCGAGGGAGAGGGTAGCTGA
- the hrcA gene encoding heat-inducible transcriptional repressor HrcA, whose amino-acid sequence MSGEKIDERESEILKSVIRAHIASGDPVGSQTVAAGASLRLSPASIRNIMADLEERGFLSQPHPSAGRVPTDQAYRLYVDQLISTPTISDRETLRIDKALDAGERDVDKLLLEVSRQLSSGADGVGLVLVPNLQRMVVEHLEFVRLDTQRIVAILVGRSGVVHNRILEVRTPLSQPELDRIGSYLSEQFGGRTLPQMRSRLRTRIAEQQAPDADTAAGLELGQRAVAVDEADGDVIVEGGSRLLAAPEFADLDVARSLFRTLEEKNQLVDLLSRLLGEDGVQVVIGNENPVDDLARCSLVAANYLSGDRVMGTLGIVGPTRMQYVRAIALVDYLARALSMRLDRRDD is encoded by the coding sequence ATGAGCGGCGAGAAGATCGACGAGCGGGAGTCGGAGATTCTCAAGAGCGTGATCCGCGCCCACATCGCAAGTGGCGACCCGGTGGGGTCGCAAACCGTCGCGGCCGGCGCGTCCCTGCGGCTCTCTCCCGCGTCGATACGAAACATCATGGCCGATCTCGAGGAGCGCGGATTCCTGAGTCAGCCACACCCGTCTGCCGGACGCGTGCCGACCGACCAGGCGTACCGCCTCTACGTCGACCAGTTGATCTCGACACCGACGATCTCCGATCGGGAGACGCTTCGAATCGACAAGGCGCTCGACGCGGGCGAGCGAGACGTCGACAAACTGCTGCTGGAGGTCTCGCGACAACTCTCGTCGGGTGCCGACGGTGTCGGTCTGGTGCTCGTCCCCAATCTGCAGCGGATGGTTGTGGAGCATCTCGAGTTTGTTCGTCTGGACACCCAAAGAATCGTTGCGATCCTGGTGGGTCGTTCGGGGGTCGTTCACAACCGCATCCTCGAAGTTCGTACTCCGCTTTCACAGCCGGAGCTGGATCGCATCGGCAGCTACCTGTCCGAACAGTTCGGTGGGCGGACTCTCCCGCAGATGCGGTCGCGGTTGCGGACACGCATCGCCGAGCAGCAAGCCCCCGATGCGGATACGGCTGCCGGCCTCGAGCTGGGGCAACGGGCGGTTGCCGTGGACGAGGCCGATGGCGACGTCATCGTGGAGGGTGGTTCGCGGCTCCTCGCCGCGCCGGAATTCGCCGATCTGGATGTTGCCCGAAGTCTCTTTCGGACCCTGGAAGAGAAGAATCAGCTGGTCGACCTGCTCAGCCGACTTCTGGGGGAAGATGGGGTCCAGGTGGTCATCGGCAATGAGAACCCGGTGGACGATCTGGCGCGGTGCTCCCTGGTCGCCGCTAACTACCTTTCCGGAGATAGAGTTATGGGCACTCTCGGGATCGTTGGGCCGACCCGCATGCAGTACGTCCGGGCCATCGCCCTGGTGGATTATCTGGCCCGGGCGCTCTCGATGAGGCTGGATCGGCGAGATGATTGA
- the prfB gene encoding peptide chain release factor 2 (programmed frameshift) translates to MQELSDRLEALSGKVDTLRRYFDVDGNKLRLDEIEQRLTQPEVWGDPEESKKIQRQRSRLVERIEAADHLGGLRDDGQTFIDLAREGEDVVEDLQATVAELEKLAETIELETLLVGEHDAGNAIVEIHPGAGGTESLDWAAMLFRMYRRWADRRGFKLEVLDHQPGEEAGIKSVTMSVSGANAYGYLRVERGVHRLVRISPFDAQARRHTSFASLDVLPEIEEAGEVEIDDKDLRVDTFRASGAGGQHVNKTDSAVRMTHLPTNVVVTCQNERSQHRNKEVAMQVLRSKLFDLQQREADAKMAKEVGEKKEIAFGNQIRSYVLAPYRMVKDHRTQFEVGDADRVLDGDLDGFIRSALSLQRTEAAEEQAS, encoded by the exons ATCCAGGAACTGAGCGATCGACTCGAAGCGCTCTCCGGAAAGGTCGACACCTTGCGGAGGTAT TTTGATGTCGACGGCAACAAGCTGCGTCTCGACGAGATCGAACAACGCCTGACCCAGCCCGAAGTCTGGGGTGACCCCGAAGAGTCCAAGAAGATCCAGCGTCAGCGCTCCCGTCTGGTCGAGCGTATCGAGGCTGCGGACCATCTAGGTGGACTGCGCGACGATGGGCAGACGTTCATCGATCTGGCCCGCGAGGGCGAAGACGTCGTCGAAGACCTGCAGGCCACGGTCGCGGAACTCGAGAAGCTCGCCGAGACCATCGAACTGGAAACGCTGCTGGTCGGGGAACACGATGCCGGCAATGCGATTGTCGAGATCCATCCCGGCGCCGGGGGAACCGAGTCGCTGGACTGGGCCGCCATGCTGTTTCGGATGTACCGGCGCTGGGCCGATCGACGTGGATTCAAGCTGGAAGTGCTTGACCATCAACCCGGCGAAGAGGCCGGCATCAAGAGTGTGACGATGTCGGTCAGCGGTGCGAACGCCTACGGCTATCTCCGAGTTGAACGAGGTGTGCATCGCCTGGTGCGCATCTCACCCTTCGATGCCCAGGCTCGACGGCACACATCCTTTGCGTCGCTGGACGTCCTGCCGGAGATCGAGGAAGCGGGAGAGGTCGAGATCGATGACAAGGATCTGCGGGTCGATACCTTTCGCGCGTCAGGCGCCGGGGGGCAGCATGTCAACAAGACCGACTCCGCCGTCCGCATGACCCATCTGCCGACCAACGTGGTCGTGACCTGCCAGAACGAGCGCTCGCAACATCGCAACAAGGAAGTCGCGATGCAGGTGTTGCGTTCGAAATTGTTCGATCTCCAGCAGCGGGAAGCCGATGCGAAAATGGCCAAGGAGGTCGGCGAGAAGAAGGAGATCGCGTTCGGAAACCAGATCCGTTCGTACGTGCTCGCGCCTTATCGGATGGTGAAGGACCATCGGACCCAGTTTGAGGTGGGCGACGCCGACCGTGTTCTGGACGGGGACCTCGACGGTTTCATCCGTTCGGCACTTTCGTTGCAGCGGACCGAAGCCGCCGAGGAGCAGGCGTCATGA
- a CDS encoding SPOR domain-containing protein, protein MADPQDSDSVREVRFEGWGLLAVVTVLVIAGGTAFYSGRLYERGLGPTSPSVDAPALDPLGQVVGGDASLSSADVEQTADHFDRPADSATPAEPQRELPKKQAEDAAEGRPDPVADPTDGAFFVQVFAGRDRRAAELLMEKLRADSFAVKMVANSEGQSSLYKVRVGGFPTRDDARVAADELQKKGYNGAWVTDGG, encoded by the coding sequence ATGGCTGACCCACAGGATTCCGACAGCGTCCGCGAGGTTCGTTTCGAGGGTTGGGGGCTGCTGGCGGTCGTGACGGTCCTCGTCATCGCAGGCGGAACCGCGTTCTATTCCGGTCGTCTCTACGAGCGAGGCCTCGGGCCGACATCTCCGAGTGTCGATGCGCCGGCTCTGGATCCCCTCGGGCAGGTGGTGGGCGGCGACGCGTCACTTTCGTCTGCCGACGTCGAGCAGACGGCGGATCACTTCGATCGACCCGCGGACTCGGCGACCCCGGCGGAGCCGCAACGAGAGCTGCCCAAGAAGCAAGCCGAGGATGCGGCGGAAGGTCGTCCCGATCCCGTCGCCGACCCAACCGACGGCGCGTTCTTCGTGCAGGTCTTTGCGGGTCGAGATCGACGCGCCGCCGAACTGCTGATGGAGAAACTCCGCGCGGACTCTTTCGCCGTCAAGATGGTGGCTAACTCCGAGGGCCAGAGTTCGCTCTACAAGGTCCGCGTCGGCGGCTTCCCCACACGGGATGACGCGCGGGTCGCCGCCGATGAATTGCAGAAGAAGGGCTACAACGGAGCGTGGGTCACAGACGGGGGTTGA
- a CDS encoding GGDEF domain-containing protein: MKSLEKLSILEDSRQTAALLDVFRSLDVEVLADRMVRPIADWLGADFGICLGSVPGRRKLLPIAGTTDKDDPRRVGFSNLEPKIVRGIGERPVLRDGWGELADAVHEWPGSDPDRVVLVPVHDGEMRLTAVMAFVVEKPVPSSRLEQVAQFVELCRDAVGNALQVLALRELIIKDDTANCFNRRHFEDFLPEELARASRFRSPVSLIFLDMDNLKEVNNRHGHSMGSRTLFEVSVRVRGKIRKFDKLFRFGGDEFCIVLPETEWHGAVEVAERVRQVISGKNLLMRELGDGEGVSMTASLGVASFPLHAGDRRELVQRADRAMQKIKASGKDGIGVADVNEKEDPPAGESDG, encoded by the coding sequence GTGAAGTCCCTGGAAAAACTAAGCATTCTTGAGGATTCTCGGCAGACGGCCGCTCTCCTGGATGTTTTCAGGAGCCTCGATGTCGAGGTTCTGGCGGATCGCATGGTCCGGCCCATCGCCGATTGGCTCGGGGCGGATTTCGGGATCTGTCTGGGCAGCGTGCCCGGCCGGCGGAAACTGCTGCCCATCGCCGGGACGACCGACAAGGACGACCCCCGTAGGGTGGGCTTTTCGAACCTGGAGCCCAAGATCGTCCGCGGAATCGGCGAGCGACCCGTCCTGCGAGACGGTTGGGGTGAACTGGCCGACGCGGTACACGAGTGGCCCGGATCGGATCCCGATCGCGTCGTTCTTGTGCCGGTCCACGACGGCGAGATGCGGTTGACCGCCGTGATGGCGTTTGTCGTCGAGAAACCCGTCCCGTCGTCCCGGCTGGAACAGGTCGCCCAGTTCGTCGAGCTCTGTCGCGACGCGGTGGGGAACGCACTTCAAGTTCTGGCGCTCCGGGAACTGATCATCAAGGACGATACCGCCAACTGTTTCAACCGACGACACTTCGAAGATTTCCTGCCAGAGGAGCTGGCGCGGGCCAGCCGTTTCCGTTCGCCGGTATCCCTGATCTTCCTCGATATGGATAACCTCAAAGAGGTCAACAATCGCCACGGCCACAGCATGGGCAGCCGAACGCTGTTCGAGGTCTCCGTCCGCGTTCGCGGCAAGATCCGAAAATTCGACAAACTGTTTCGCTTTGGCGGCGACGAATTCTGTATCGTATTGCCGGAGACCGAATGGCACGGTGCCGTCGAGGTGGCGGAACGCGTGCGACAGGTCATCTCGGGAAAGAACCTCTTGATGCGTGAACTCGGCGATGGCGAGGGAGTCTCGATGACCGCCTCGCTGGGAGTCGCTTCGTTCCCGCTTCACGCCGGCGACCGACGAGAACTCGTGCAGCGTGCGGATCGTGCGATGCAGAAGATCAAGGCCTCCGGCAAGGATGGGATCGGCGTCGCCGACGTCAACGAGAAAGAGGATCCTCCCGCCGGAGAGAGCGATGGCTGA
- a CDS encoding slipin family protein, with protein sequence MTPLWIGIGVAITILLFLLGNAFRVLPEYERGVVLRLGRLKGKPYGPGLIILIPVIDRMIRVSLRTVVHDVPPQDIITKDNVSIKVNAVVYFRVMNPINAVVEVENYHYATSQLAQTTLRSILGEFELDELLSGRELINGKLQIILDQQTDPWGIKVSAVEVKHVDLPEVMQRAMAKQAEAEREKRAKVIHAEGERLAASGLSEAARELGKNSGTMQLRYLQTLTEIASERNSTLIFPLPIELLGGFLNKAKE encoded by the coding sequence ATGACACCGTTGTGGATCGGGATTGGCGTTGCAATCACCATCTTATTGTTTCTGCTGGGGAACGCGTTTCGGGTGCTTCCCGAGTACGAGCGAGGTGTCGTCCTTCGCCTCGGTCGTCTGAAGGGGAAGCCCTATGGGCCAGGCCTGATCATCCTCATCCCGGTGATCGATCGGATGATTCGTGTGTCGTTGCGGACCGTCGTTCACGACGTTCCGCCTCAGGACATCATCACGAAGGACAACGTTTCCATCAAGGTCAACGCCGTCGTCTATTTTCGCGTGATGAACCCGATCAACGCCGTGGTCGAAGTTGAGAACTATCACTATGCGACCAGTCAGCTGGCCCAGACGACCCTGAGGTCGATTCTCGGCGAGTTCGAGTTGGATGAACTGTTATCGGGTCGTGAGCTGATCAACGGCAAGCTCCAGATCATCCTGGACCAGCAGACCGACCCCTGGGGTATCAAGGTCTCCGCCGTTGAAGTCAAACATGTCGATCTTCCCGAAGTCATGCAGCGGGCGATGGCCAAGCAGGCCGAGGCCGAGCGTGAGAAACGGGCCAAGGTCATCCATGCCGAGGGCGAGCGGCTCGCGGCGTCCGGACTATCGGAGGCGGCACGTGAATTGGGCAAGAATTCCGGGACAATGCAGCTTAGATACCTTCAGACCTTGACTGAGATCGCTTCAGAACGAAATTCTACCTTGATCTTCCCGCTGCCCATCGAGCTGCTGGGGGGATTCTTGAACAAGGCCAAGGAGTGA
- a CDS encoding nodulation protein NfeD produces the protein MMRRTRLTIILGAVLLFLWPSVEAATTVRLAVLDGAIHPASAFRIEAAITAAEESGDALILLEVDTPGGLVDTTGELVQRILSSEVPVVVWVGPAGAHAASAGFFLLLASDVALMAPGTRTGAASTVQIGGENRDDDPLLRKMNEDGAALLRSISEHRGRNIEAAEKAVFEATAYEESKALELGLIDAVVENRDAVFAYLNGREIVRFDGTTVVLDLTEVQVVETEFDWLQDLRMFLALPVVAALLLMVGMGGIWIEMTHPGVVLPGLVGATALILFAFSASILPVSAVGLLLIALAVVMFILEVKVVSYGMLTLGGAVSLVFGGILLIDGPIPELRVPPGVIVPVAVMLTILIAFVMRLVMRAHRAKVATGEEGLVGETGPVRVTIDSTHNGRVWIHGELWSAVSSSETIEVGQSIRVVAVDGMRLTVETVAEEEQ, from the coding sequence ATGATGCGTCGAACGCGGCTGACCATCATCCTGGGTGCCGTGCTTCTATTCCTGTGGCCGAGTGTGGAAGCCGCGACGACGGTGCGGCTGGCCGTCCTGGATGGCGCGATCCATCCGGCGAGCGCATTTCGAATCGAGGCGGCGATTACGGCCGCCGAGGAATCCGGCGACGCGCTGATTCTGCTGGAGGTCGATACGCCGGGAGGGCTGGTCGATACGACCGGCGAGCTGGTCCAACGGATCCTCAGTTCCGAGGTGCCGGTGGTGGTCTGGGTGGGTCCCGCAGGCGCCCATGCCGCGTCGGCGGGTTTCTTCCTTCTGCTGGCGTCGGATGTTGCGTTGATGGCACCCGGGACACGCACCGGCGCGGCATCGACCGTGCAGATCGGTGGCGAGAACCGGGACGATGATCCTCTTCTGCGAAAGATGAATGAAGACGGTGCCGCGTTGCTTCGTTCGATCTCGGAACATCGGGGTCGGAACATCGAGGCCGCCGAGAAGGCGGTCTTCGAAGCCACCGCCTACGAAGAGAGCAAGGCATTGGAGTTGGGCCTGATCGACGCGGTGGTAGAGAATCGCGATGCGGTCTTCGCCTACTTGAACGGTCGAGAGATCGTCCGCTTCGACGGGACGACGGTGGTCCTCGATCTCACGGAGGTGCAGGTCGTCGAGACGGAGTTCGACTGGTTGCAGGACCTGCGGATGTTCCTGGCGCTCCCCGTTGTCGCTGCGCTGTTGCTGATGGTGGGCATGGGGGGGATCTGGATCGAGATGACCCACCCCGGGGTGGTGCTGCCGGGACTCGTAGGCGCCACGGCCCTGATTCTCTTCGCTTTTTCCGCCTCGATCCTTCCCGTTTCGGCCGTCGGGTTGCTCTTGATCGCGTTGGCCGTCGTCATGTTCATTCTTGAGGTCAAGGTGGTTTCCTACGGGATGCTGACCCTGGGTGGAGCGGTCTCGTTGGTCTTCGGTGGGATTCTCCTGATCGACGGTCCGATCCCCGAACTGCGCGTGCCCCCCGGCGTGATCGTGCCGGTGGCCGTCATGTTGACGATCCTGATCGCCTTCGTGATGCGACTCGTGATGCGGGCTCACCGAGCGAAGGTCGCGACCGGCGAGGAGGGGCTCGTGGGGGAGACGGGACCCGTTCGTGTCACGATCGACTCGACGCACAACGGGCGCGTCTGGATTCACGGCGAACTCTGGAGCGCCGTGTCGTCCAGCGAGACGATCGAGGTAGGGCAATCGATTCGCGTCGTTGCCGTCGATGGAATGCGACTGACCGTTGAAACGGTCGCGGAGGAAGAACAATGA
- the coaD gene encoding pantetheine-phosphate adenylyltransferase, which produces MKQTAVYPGTFDPVTNGHLDLVKRARERFDRVVMAILDNEDKTPLFSVEERIQLIRKAVGDPDVVVETFNGLLVDYTRQVGAGVILRGIRAVSDFEYEMQMAMMNRKLAPEVETVFLLPSVEYSFLSSRLVREVARLGGCLDGLVPDCVATALRDRYGER; this is translated from the coding sequence ATGAAGCAGACTGCCGTCTACCCCGGAACGTTCGATCCCGTGACCAACGGTCATCTGGATCTTGTGAAGCGTGCCCGTGAACGGTTCGATCGTGTGGTGATGGCGATCCTCGATAATGAGGACAAGACCCCACTCTTCTCGGTCGAGGAGCGGATACAATTGATCCGCAAGGCGGTCGGCGATCCCGACGTGGTGGTCGAGACCTTCAACGGCTTGCTGGTGGACTACACGCGGCAGGTCGGCGCCGGCGTGATCCTGCGTGGTATCCGGGCCGTATCGGACTTCGAGTACGAGATGCAGATGGCGATGATGAATCGTAAACTGGCACCGGAGGTCGAGACCGTGTTCCTGCTGCCGAGTGTCGAATACTCCTTCCTGTCGAGCCGCCTCGTCCGCGAAGTCGCCCGCCTCGGCGGTTGCCTCGACGGTCTGGTCCCGGACTGCGTCGCGACGGCCCTTCGGGACCGATACGGGGAACGATGA